TATCTACTACTTCTTGTATGCTGATATCTTCTTGGATGTTATACACAGCGATTTCTTCGTGTGGAAGCTCGTCAAACGCAGAGGTGAAGTTACCAACAAACGAACTCTTGACATAGTCACCACCACTTAGTGTGATTGGATCGATCTCGTACTCATCTTCGAAACCTTCATCACCCTCAAATGGCTCATTGGTGTCTGGGTTAACTTCTCTAGTCGTGAAGTTAATGCTGTTCATGAAAGTCTCTGTGACAATAGCCTCTGGCTTCTTGAAGGCGACATAACAGGATGATTCCGCACTAGGTAGTAGTCTATCAATTGGAATGGTGAATTGTTCTTCCAGGGTAACATCACCAGATTCTTCTGGAACACAGGAAACAGAAACATTATCCAAGATAACATCGGTCAAAGTGTTCCTGATGTTGAATTGAATGACAACATGGTCGGCAAAGAGATGCTTGATACCAGTGACAACAAACTCGGCTTCTGGTTCTGTTAGTGGTACAGCCTTAGTGGTATTCACTATAGATCCGAAAGCGTTTATCTCTGGGATAGCAGCCATCTCCTCGGCATACTTGGCAGCCAATAGGTCATCCTTACCATCATCGTATTCAGCTTCAGCATTGAAGTTCTCTCCAGCACTGTTGGATGTAGATTCTGTCTTGCTTGAATCTCTAGTCTTGTCACCTTTGTTTTCGAAGATCTTCtcttgcttcttcttcaattccATCGCCTTTAATTCATCTTCAGCATACTTTGGAATACTCTGAGAGTCAAATGGAGTTTGGAAGGAGTCGGTGTTGGAAGATAGGTAAGCAGAAAGCTTAGACTCCAAAGAGGATAGGTCATAAGCGGAACTAGATTGGATAAGATCGTTGGCAACTTTATCATTCTTCTCCTTTGCTGCTTCTATAAACTTCAAAGCAATGGATGCTCTGTCTCTAACTTCGTCATCCTTGTCATGAACAATTCTCTTCAAAAGACTGATAATGGATTCACAAAGAGTAGAATCATTCTTTGTTAGCGCGAACTTTGATAAAGCTACTACAGCGGCAGATCTAATAATGGAGTTTTCTAGAACAACTCTGTTGTAAATGTGTCTAACGTATAGAGATGGGTTGGTGGTACTTGGACCTTCTTTACCCAATAGATGCAGAATTCTGACTAATATTTCGTTATATTCACAGTCTTCAATAAAGTCACACAGATTCTCTAGTGCAAGTTCCTTTGATTGAGGAACGAAGCTTACAATATCAATCAAAGCTTCCACGATACTGTTCTTATACTTGAAACCACCTTCACTATTCTTTAGTACATCAATCAAGAAAGTGACAATGGACTTCCATTCTTGTGGGAAATTCAAAGATAGTGTACGCACGGCATCAACGATAATGATCTTGAAGTCGTCGGAAACATCATGAATAAACCTTGTAATGGTGTGAATCAAAGATGAAATATTCTTAGCTGTACCTGTCTTTAGCAAAGTAGTGATAGCATAAGTAGAGATGTTTCTGTTGGAGTCGTTTACTAGAGATTCTAGCTCTGGGTTACAGATGGCAATCTTTTCTGGAGAAATCATAGAAATTCTGTTTAGGATACGCAAAGTTGCAAATCTTGTAGAAACACGAGGTACACTTAGCAAGGATTGCAAGGCAGAGATAGCGGCAGCATAAAGTTCTGGAGAAACCAATCTTGGGTTGTGAATGGCAAAAGAAGTGATCATCTTAGCAGTTTCTAATTGCACAGATTCAAACTTGTTTGACAGCCAGTTGTTCAACAATGGCTTAAATTGCGTGAATAATTGTGGGTCCTTTTGAATCAATTCGCTGACTATTCTCACCAATTCAACCTTCGCAAGTTGGTTCTTCAAAACATTGCCTTCAGAGAATTGTCTAACCAACTTCAACAAAGCCATTTTgtcatttttctttaattgGTATAATAGACCCAGAGCATGGTATTGTGTGATGTAAGTGGAGTTTGGGTAATACTCGCCATTCATGCTTGAGCTTGGGAACTGTTTCAAATCAACAACGGCTTCTTGTGTTTCATTGGTGAATCTCTTGACGGTAACTTCAGAGATTGGCAATAGATGGTAAGAAGTACACAAGGCAGCAGAAGAGATCGATGGATGTTTGCTAACCAAAGCACTTTTCAGTAATCTTTCGGCGGAGAAAGCGGTAGACTCATCTAAGACATTTGTTAATGATCTGATGGCATTTGGCTTAACCAGGTCAGAACCGTTTTGCACATCTTTCATAATGGAAGAAGTAGCCATTAAGACATCCTCTGAAATACCACTGAACTCTTTGATGGCCAAGTAAACCAGTTGTCTCAAGGAATCGTTAGGGTATTGAAACAACTTCGAGATCGAGAAGAATAAGGCGGTAGCTTCGTTCCTTGGGAAAGTTTCACCTTGTGCCAA
This is a stretch of genomic DNA from Nakaseomyces glabratus chromosome M, complete sequence. It encodes these proteins:
- the SEC21 gene encoding coatomer subunit gamma (CAGL0M03531g~Ortholog(s) have role in ER to Golgi vesicle-mediated transport, retrograde vesicle-mediated transport, Golgi to ER and COPI vesicle coat, cytosol, endosome localization), coding for MSTSTYKKFEQAGSSDLPDKMTIYQDCMNTFNETPVNPKRCRLLISRLLRLLAQGETFPRNEATALFFSISKLFQYPNDSLRQLVYLAIKEFSGISEDVLMATSSIMKDVQNGSDLVKPNAIRSLTNVLDESTAFSAERLLKSALVSKHPSISSAALCTSYHLLPISEVTVKRFTNETQEAVVDLKQFPSSSMNGEYYPNSTYITQYHALGLLYQLKKNDKMALLKLVRQFSEGNVLKNQLAKVELVRIVSELIQKDPQLFTQFKPLLNNWLSNKFESVQLETAKMITSFAIHNPRLVSPELYAAAISALQSLLSVPRVSTRFATLRILNRISMISPEKIAICNPELESLVNDSNRNISTYAITTLLKTGTAKNISSLIHTITRFIHDVSDDFKIIIVDAVRTLSLNFPQEWKSIVTFLIDVLKNSEGGFKYKNSIVEALIDIVSFVPQSKELALENLCDFIEDCEYNEILVRILHLLGKEGPSTTNPSLYVRHIYNRVVLENSIIRSAAVVALSKFALTKNDSTLCESIISLLKRIVHDKDDEVRDRASIALKFIEAAKEKNDKVANDLIQSSSAYDLSSLESKLSAYLSSNTDSFQTPFDSQSIPKYAEDELKAMELKKKQEKIFENKGDKTRDSSKTESTSNSAGENFNAEAEYDDGKDDLLAAKYAEEMAAIPEINAFGSIVNTTKAVPLTEPEAEFVVTGIKHLFADHVVIQFNIRNTLTDVILDNVSVSCVPEESGDVTLEEQFTIPIDRLLPSAESSCYVAFKKPEAIVTETFMNSINFTTREVNPDTNEPFEGDEGFEDEYEIDPITLSGGDYVKSSFVGNFTSAFDELPHEEIAVYNIQEDISIQEVVDKVIQNTSCLPLGSTQYVGGDSNSHTLKLFGKSALTGSKIGMLVKFIKSSKGVALKVQGKAEDATLCADLVNSVI